The region CCTTAGAATGGACGCTCTTCTTGAGTGTTTAGTTCTATTTACAAAGTTATATCATAAACCATACTCAGCCGAGGCATTAACTGCTGGCTTACCCATAGAACCTGGTGCTGAAGCACCTGAGCTCTTTTCCATAAACAACGCTAAAGGACTTTTTTCTCGTGCAGCAGAAAAAGCAGGATTAAAATCTAGTCTTGTTAAGAGACCTTTATCCCAAATATCTCCGCTACAACTTCCTATGATTATCTTACTATCTAACCAAAGTGCTTGCATCTTAGATAGATACAATGAAGATGGAACTAAAGTTAAAATCATCTTACCAGCAGAAGATGCAATTGAGCAATGGGTTGATATCGATGTACTTGAAGATGAGTATATTGGTTATGGATTTATGGTTAAAAAAGCTTTTGAGTATGCAGATGAAAACTCAAGAACTCTAAATATAAACCAAAAACATTGGTTTTGGAGCACCATAAAACTCTCCGCTGGAATATACAAAGATGTTCTTTATGCCTCACTACTTATAAATCTTTTCGTTTTAGCATCTCCACTTTTTACCATGAATGTTTACGATAGAGTAGTTCCAAACAATGCCATAGAGACTCTTTGGGTTTTTGCTATTGGTGTAAGTATTATATATATTTTAGATACCTTTTTAAAATTTACCAGAACATATTTACTTGAGAGTGCTGCAAAAAAAAGTGACATTATTATGTCTTCTATTATTTTTGAAAAAGTACTCGACCTCAAAATGGCTCACCATCCTGCATCTGTAGGATCATTTTCTAGCAATATAAAAGATTTTGATTCTATTAGAGGTTTTTTAACAAACGCTACTATGGCGGCAGTTATTGACTTACCTTTTGCGGTTATATTTTTAGCAGTTATCGGTTATCTTGGTGGAAGTATAGTTATTATTCCAATCATAACTATGTTTTTGATTTTGTTATATGCCATTATCATAAAAAAACCTCTTCGTAAAAGTATTGAAAGTACACATGAAGCTAGTGCCAAGAAAAGCTCTATTCTCATAGAGACACTAAACAACATAGAGACACTTAAAACTTTAGGAACACTAAATCAAGTACAATGGAAATGGGAAGAATCAACAGGAGAAATAGCAGGTAAAAGCCTTAAATCTCGTCTTATGTCGTCGTCCATTCCAACTGTAACTCAACTCTTCATCCAATTAAATACAGTAATGATTATAGTTTATGGAGTCTATCTTATACAAGAGTTTGAACTCTCTATGGGTGGATTAATAGCAATCGTAATTCTTACATCAAGAACTTTAGCTCCAATGGGACAAGTTGCAGCACTTCTTACAAACTATGAAGATACTAAGACTTCATATGAAACACTAAATGAAATCATTTCTCAACCAAGTGAGAGACCAGCTGGTAAAAAGTTTGTTGAGAGACCTGACTTTAGCGGACATATAGAGTTTGTTGATGTAACATTTGCTTATCCTAACAGTGATGTTCCTGCTCTTAAAAATGTTTCATTTGTTATAAAACCAGGTGAACATGTAGCTATTATAGGTAGGATTGGTTCTGGAAAAAGTACTATACAAAAACTAATACTTGGACTTTATGAACCAGATTCTGGACAGATTTTAATTGATGGAATAGATATCAAACAGATTGACCCAGCTGATTTAAGAAAACATATGGGTTATGTTTCTCAAGACATTATGCTCTTTCGTGGAACAGTTAAAGAAAATATTACATATAGAGCTACTTTTGCAAGCGATGCTCAAATGATACGGGCTTCACATATAAGCGGTGCATCTGAGTTTATTAAAAAGCATCCAAAAGGTTATGAGATGCCAATTGGAGAGAGAGGCTTAGGACTCTCAGGCGGACAGAGACAAAGCATAGGAATAGCTAGAGCATTTTTACTAAATGCTCCTATTATGCTTATGGATGAACCAAGTAATGCTATGGATCAGATTACAGAGACAAAATTACTAGATAGTCTATCTGTAAATCTAAAAGGAACTACATCCATACTTGTAACTCAAAAGATGACTCTACTAAAAATTGTAGATAGAGTCATAGTAATGAATGAGGGTAAAATTTTTATAGATGCACCAAAAAAAGAGGCACTAGAACAGCTACAAGGCGGAGGTAAAAAAATTGAAAAAGACAAATAAGCCTGTAGAATATACGGAAAAAGATTACGATTTTATGAATAGCCTTAGTTCGGCTATTTTAGAGCAAACACCATCAAGAATAAGTAAAGTTATAAAAATTTGGCTAATAACAATCTTGCTTTTTGTTGTCTGGGCATCTCTAGCTGAAATTGATGAGATAACTAGAGGAGATGGGGATGTTATACCTTATGGACAAAATCAACTTATTCAAAATCTTGAAGGTGGTATAGTAGAGTCTATTTTGGTTAAAGAGGGAGAGAGTGTTAAGCAGGGACAAGTTATTTTAAAAATAAGCAATGCAAAATCAATCTCTACATCAAAAACTAATGAAATGAAGTTTGATGAACTTGAAGCAAAAAGATTAAGATTGTATGCTCAAGCAAATGAATTAGAGTTTAAATATACCAAAAGAGATTCTTCTGAATTTAAAAAGCAGATAAAACTAGCTAAAGAGTTATATGACTCAAATAAGTTAGAATATTTAGCAAAAGATAACTCTTTTATAGAGCAGATTGAGCAAAGAAAACAAGAGTATAGAGAAGCAAAAGCTAGAGTTAGTTCTTTAAAAAAATCACTTGAATATGTTTCTGAAGAGATTGCTATGACTGCACCGATGGTAAAAGAGGGTGTAAAATCAAAAGTAGATTTTCTAAAACTAAAAAGAGAAGCTAACAATATAGAAAATGATATAGAAGCCGCTGAGCTTTCACTTCCTCGTTTAGCATCTGCTATAACTGAGTATAGAGAAAAACGTACAGAATCACAGCAATTATTTATTAACAATGCTAAAAAAGAGCTAAACGAAGTAACCGCAGAGTTATCAAGACTTAAAACTCAACAAGTAGCTTTTAGTGATCAAGTTGAGAGAACTATGGTTAAATCACCCGTTGATGGTATAGTTCAAAAGTTATTTATCAATACAGTTGGTGGTGTTATTCAACCTGGTGCAGACCTAGTAGAGATAGTTCCAACAAATGAAAAATTATTTTTAGAAGTAAAAATAAAACCTAGCGACATAGCATTTTTGCATCCTGGTGCGGAAGCTAAAGTGAAAGTATCTGCTTATGATTATGCGATTCATGGTGGACTTATAGGAAAAGTTGTAAATATCTCACCTGATACTATTACAGATAACAAAGAAAATACTTTTTATCTCATTCATGTTGAAACAGAAAAAAATTATCTTGGAACAAAAGAGCATCCTCTACAAATCATACCTGGTATGACTGTAAGTGTAGATATAGTAACTGGTAAAAAAACTGTAATGCAGTATATTTTAAAACCTATTTTAAAATCTAAACAATATGTTTTTTCGGAACGATAATGCAAATTATATTTTTTAGCTCAAATATTGATACTATTGATGAATGGAAAATGCGACATAAACTCGACTCATTTATATCTTGCTGTGATAAAGAATCACTAAATATTGAGCTAAAAAAAACAACTTCTTGTATAATAATTACTGACTATGATAGTGTAGCAGTTAATGTAAATCATTGGATATCATCCAATACTTTGCCAACAAATGTAATAGTTTTAGAAAGAGCACCTGAAATCACAACAGGTAAGATGCTAATCCATAACGGCATAAAAGCATATGGTAACTCTAGGATGTTAACTCACCACTACTTACAAATGTTAAAAACTGTAGAAGATGGAAATATTTGGACTTATCCTCTACTTACAGCAAAACTAACAAATACTGTAGAAAAAAACTCCATAAATGAAGATGCAAAAACACTACTTCAGCATAGATTGTCTCAAAAAGAACAAGAAGTAGTTTATTTGATTCTTGAAGGTCTTACAAATGATGCAATTGCATCTAAAATAGATATAACAACAAGAACTGTAAAAGCTCATATTAGTGCAATATTTTCTAAACTTCACATTAACGATAGAGTCTCTTTAATTCTTCTTTTAAAATAAGTTTAAACTCGAAACAAGTTCGAGTTTAAAAGTTACCTACATTTAAATCATCTTCTATTTTAAGAGTAACAGTTGGATCTTGTGAAGATACATAATCATCAAAACCTTCTTGTGTTTGGGTGTCTAACTTAGTCCACTCACCAGTATCAATATCGACTTTATCATCTTCATCACCAAGAATAGTCAATGTTTTATCTAAAGTAGTGCTTGTATTGTTATCTAATATTTCATTAACATTTATAGTTTCAGATTTATCATTTGTCATATTAAACACTTCTTTACCACTATCAACCAAACTAGAGAAATTAAATACTTCATTTTCTCCTAATGAGTTGATATCAAAAACTACACTTTCATCATCAACAATAATACCACTAGCATCTCCATTTGTATCAGATATAGTGTAGTTGCTTGAAGGATTTTCTTCTAATGTCAAAGTAATATTTTCTGTACTCTCAACTGTAGTATCTTGATGTATTTCTATACTAAATGCAGAAGATGTTTGATGTGCCAAAACAACTACCTCATAAGAGATAGGTTCAAAATCATCGCCTTCTGTTGAAGTTCCTGTCAATGAAAACTTAACAACCGTATCTACATCAACAGCTTTATCTAAAGATACATTACAAACTAATATATCATTTATCTCTCCATCAGATGCAATTTTGTCTATCATTTCTATACTTGCTACTGGTGGAATTGTTGGATCAATCACTGGAGTTATTACACTGCTATCTTTAAAATCAACATTTATAGTAAAGACAGGGTTAGCTATATCTCCATCTGCATCTGTTACTGAAGCAGTAAAAAATAGTGAATAATCTTCTTTGTCATTTGCAAGTGGATTTGCTACATACTTGTACGAACCATCACTAAAATCAACAGTTAAAACACCTTTATCTCCTGATACATTATGAACTATACTGTCACCATTATTTGTATATGTAACTCCATCAACACTAAATGATGTAAAAGTACCACCATCTGCACCAACAATATTGCTAGCTGTTGCATCACCTATAACTACACCTGATATTGTTGCTAAAAGTTTATCACTTAAAGCTGATTCATCTGTAATTACTAAAGTATTTTCATTGTTATTAGTATTTGGAAATGAAACCATATCTAAGTATGTTTCATCAATATTTGACCCTACTCCAACAGCGTAAACTTTGTCAAATTTTCCAGTTACAAAATTTTCCCATGTACTTTGATACTTTGCTATTTCATTTTTATATGTGTCTGTATTTGGTACACCATCTGATAAAAAGTATACAAAAGATTGATCTGCAGTAGGAGTTGGATCACTAGCAGAACCATAGTTATCTTTTAAAGCACGAAGAGGGTCATCATAATCAGTAGCACCCACTGCTTGTGTACCGTTTATTTTTAATATAACGTCATTTAAGTCAGATGACCAATTATTTTCATAAGCATTACTATCAAAAGTAATTAGTTTTACATTTACACTACCTAAATCATCGTATGTATTTATAAGATCAGCAATCGCAGCTTTTGCAATATCCATACGATTTCCATCCATACTTCCAGATTTATCTAACATAACCACTAAGTTTGTAGTTATAGGAGTAATATTAACTTCTAAATTATGAGTAGTTCCAGTTGAACTTGGGGCATCATCTACTATATTAATATCAAAACCAGAATTTGTAATATCTCCATCATTATCAGTTACAGATATAGAGATATTATCTTTAACATCTCCATTACTATGATTTTGACTTGAGTTAAGTTTATATTCGTAACTTATCTCTCCGGTTGAAGAGTTATAATTTGTAAGAGTTATCTCGCCTTTATCAGTATCTATAGAGACATGAGAACTAGAACTATTTTGAGTAAGTGCGTTTAACTGATTTGATGTAAGCTCTCTGCCTTCAACATTTAAAGCTGAGATGCCATCAAGCGATGAAATACTAAATGCTCCTGTAGTAAACTCTGAACCACTGTTGTCATCTCCATCAGTTAAACCTTCTTCTAGTACTTCATTATCTGCTACAGATATCACAGGAGTACCATCTGCAACAGCAGAAGAACCATGAACATAGAGAGTAACAGTTGCACTTGCAGTTCCATCGCCACCATCAATACCTGCCAAACCATGCTCATCAGCAATAGTATACGTAAAGCTAGCTTCACCTGTATAACCAGCAGTTGGAGTAAATGTTACTTTTCCTGTGACAGGGTCAAATGAAACGGTGCCATTAGTTGCGTTAGTTACTCCGGTTATTGCTAATGTATCACCATCCACATCTGTATCATTACTTAATAACTCTGTAGAATCAATAACTAAATCAGTATCACTACTTGTAGCAAAAAGACTACTTGTATCTGTTTCTTGAATTAAAATAGAAGCATCTAAATATTGATAATTTCCACCATCTTTAGAGAATTCTGGTTGAAACACATAATTACCACCCTGATCCCAATAAACAATATCAACAGGATAATAACCTGATTCAGGTATTGTAAATGGATCAAAAGCATCACTTGTTGGTGGCTGATTTGCATCTACTGCTGCTACTTGTGCACCATTTATCATGATTTGATAACCATCATCACCTAAGACTTTAAAGCTATACTCACCAGCCTCAAGATAAACAGAACCAGTTAAGTGAATACCACCCTCTTCGTGATTAGAATCATCTATCCATCTTAAAGAACTACTATCTGAACCTAAAAATCCTTCAAGATGTTTATCTTGAGAAAGATCATTTGCATTTGAAGAGTTTCCATAAAAAATATTTCCACCAACAAAAGTAGCATCTGGAGTTTTTGAAGCTATCATAGTTCTAAAATCTTGAATATTATCTATAAGATAATTATCATCATCCCCTGAATCCTCAACCCCAATACCAAAATACTCACCAACTAATCCCATTTTAGTTGTAATAATTTCTCCATCATCAGTAGCGATTGGTGCTTCATTAAGGTTTGTCTCATTTAGGTTTACATTGATATCAGTGTTATGAACTCCATCACTTGCAGTTACAATAATATCATTTAAGTTATCACCTAGTTCATAATCATCTGCGAATGAAGCTTCTCCTGCAGCTGTTAAGCTAATCTCACCTGTAGTAGCATCTATTGCAAATAGAGCATCACCTGCTTGGTTAGTTTCATTTGTTTTTATAGAGTAAGTAATAGTATCACCATCTAAGTCTGTTGCAGCTACAGTTGCGATTGTTGCTCCAGCATCTGTGTTTTCAGAATAAGAGAATGTATACTCACTATCACCTGGATTTACTGGAGTAAAGATAGGTCCATTATCATTAAGGTTTGTCTCATTTAGGTTTACATTGATATCAGTGTTATGAACTCCATCACTTGCAGTTACAATAATATCATTTAAGTTATCACCTAGTTCATAATCATCTGCGAATGAAGCTTCTCCTGCAGCTGTTAAGCTAATCTCACCTGTAGTAGCATCTATTGCAAATAGAGCATCACCTGCTTGGTTAGTTTCATTTGTTTTTATAGAGTAAGTAATAGTATCACCATCTAAGTCTGTTGCAGCTACAGTTGCGATTGTTGCTCCAGCATCTGTGTTTTCAGAATAAGAGAATGTATACTCACTATCACCTGGATTTACTGGAGTAAAGATAGGTCCATTATCATTAAGGTTTGTCTCATTTAGGTTTACATTGATATCAGTGTTATGAACTCCATCACTTGCAGTTACAATAATATCATTTAAGTTATCACCTAGTTCATAATCATCTGCGAATGAAGCTTCTCCTGCAGCTGTTAAGCTAATCTCACCTGTAGTAGCATCTATTGCAAATAGAGCATCACCTGCTTGGTTAGTTTCATTTGTTTTTATAGAGTAAGTAATAGTATCACCATCTAAGTCTGTTGCAGCTACAGTTGCGATTGTTGCTCCAGCATCTGTGTTTTCAGAATAAGAGAATGTATACTCACTATCACCTGGATTTACTGGAGTAAAGATAGGTCCAT is a window of uncultured Sulfurimonas sp. DNA encoding:
- a CDS encoding type I secretion system permease/ATPase, whose amino-acid sequence is MLITSADNLRMDALLECLVLFTKLYHKPYSAEALTAGLPIEPGAEAPELFSINNAKGLFSRAAEKAGLKSSLVKRPLSQISPLQLPMIILLSNQSACILDRYNEDGTKVKIILPAEDAIEQWVDIDVLEDEYIGYGFMVKKAFEYADENSRTLNINQKHWFWSTIKLSAGIYKDVLYASLLINLFVLASPLFTMNVYDRVVPNNAIETLWVFAIGVSIIYILDTFLKFTRTYLLESAAKKSDIIMSSIIFEKVLDLKMAHHPASVGSFSSNIKDFDSIRGFLTNATMAAVIDLPFAVIFLAVIGYLGGSIVIIPIITMFLILLYAIIIKKPLRKSIESTHEASAKKSSILIETLNNIETLKTLGTLNQVQWKWEESTGEIAGKSLKSRLMSSSIPTVTQLFIQLNTVMIIVYGVYLIQEFELSMGGLIAIVILTSRTLAPMGQVAALLTNYEDTKTSYETLNEIISQPSERPAGKKFVERPDFSGHIEFVDVTFAYPNSDVPALKNVSFVIKPGEHVAIIGRIGSGKSTIQKLILGLYEPDSGQILIDGIDIKQIDPADLRKHMGYVSQDIMLFRGTVKENITYRATFASDAQMIRASHISGASEFIKKHPKGYEMPIGERGLGLSGGQRQSIGIARAFLLNAPIMLMDEPSNAMDQITETKLLDSLSVNLKGTTSILVTQKMTLLKIVDRVIVMNEGKIFIDAPKKEALEQLQGGGKKIEKDK
- a CDS encoding HlyD family type I secretion periplasmic adaptor subunit, producing MKKTNKPVEYTEKDYDFMNSLSSAILEQTPSRISKVIKIWLITILLFVVWASLAEIDEITRGDGDVIPYGQNQLIQNLEGGIVESILVKEGESVKQGQVILKISNAKSISTSKTNEMKFDELEAKRLRLYAQANELEFKYTKRDSSEFKKQIKLAKELYDSNKLEYLAKDNSFIEQIEQRKQEYREAKARVSSLKKSLEYVSEEIAMTAPMVKEGVKSKVDFLKLKREANNIENDIEAAELSLPRLASAITEYREKRTESQQLFINNAKKELNEVTAELSRLKTQQVAFSDQVERTMVKSPVDGIVQKLFINTVGGVIQPGADLVEIVPTNEKLFLEVKIKPSDIAFLHPGAEAKVKVSAYDYAIHGGLIGKVVNISPDTITDNKENTFYLIHVETEKNYLGTKEHPLQIIPGMTVSVDIVTGKKTVMQYILKPILKSKQYVFSER
- a CDS encoding LuxR C-terminal-related transcriptional regulator — encoded protein: MQIIFFSSNIDTIDEWKMRHKLDSFISCCDKESLNIELKKTTSCIIITDYDSVAVNVNHWISSNTLPTNVIVLERAPEITTGKMLIHNGIKAYGNSRMLTHHYLQMLKTVEDGNIWTYPLLTAKLTNTVEKNSINEDAKTLLQHRLSQKEQEVVYLILEGLTNDAIASKIDITTRTVKAHISAIFSKLHINDRVSLILLLK
- a CDS encoding cadherin-like domain-containing protein, producing the protein MSIIGKVTEIDGKFYAVSVDGYQRELRSGDDVFDGEKILGDVNNRPYESAVINFNNGKNSIVVLGDSEERMNFLQNFSEEPTQEIAEQPKDEIASLLEEEDVEDLETAAGEEGSPSAESTEGGPANFAEANGGITDINADLRDIEFNDTQENNFRVLDINEDVYENNKPIFTPVNPGDSEYTFSYSENTDAGATIATVAATDLDGDTITYSIKTNETNQAGDALFAIDATTGEISLTAAGEASFADDYELGDNLNDIIVTASDGVHNTDINVNLNETNLNDNGPIFTPVNPGDSEYTFSYSENTDAGATIATVAATDLDGDTITYSIKTNETNQAGDALFAIDATTGEISLTAAGEASFADDYELGDNLNDIIVTASDGVHNTDINVNLNETNLNDNGPIFTPVNPGDSEYTFSYSENTDAGATIATVAATDLDGDTITYSIKTNETNQAGDALFAIDATTGEISLTAAGEASFADDYELGDNLNDIIVTASDGVHNTDINVNLNETNLNDNGPIFTPVNPGDSEYTFSYSENTDAGATIATVAATDLDGDTITYSIKTNETNQAGDALFAIDATTGEISLTAAGEASFADDYELGDNLNDIIVTASDGVHNTDINVNLNETNLNDNGPIFTPVNPGDSEYTFSYSENTDAGATIATVAATDLDGDTITYSIKTNETNQAGDALFAIDATTGEISLTAAGEASFADDYELGDNLNDIIVTASDGVHNTDINVNLNETNLNDNGPIFTPVNPGDSEYTFSYSENTDAGATIATVAATDLDGDTITYSIKTNETNQAGDALFAIDATTGEISLTAAGEASFADDYELGDNLNDIIVTASDGVHNTDINVNLNETNLNDNGPIFTPVNPGDSEYTFSYSENTDAGATIATVAATDLDGDTITYSIKTNETNQAGDALFAIDATTGEISLTAAGEASFADDYELGDNLNDIIVTASDGVHNTDINVNLNETNLNDNGPIFTPVNPGDSEYTFSYSENTDAGATIATVAATDLDGDTITYSIKTNETNQAGDALFAIDATTGEISLTAAGEASFADDYELGDNLNDIIVTASDGVHNTDINVNLNETNLNDNGPIFTPVNPGDSEYTFSYSENTDAGATIATVAATDLDGDTITYSIKTNETNQAGDALFAIDATTGEISLTAAGEASFADDYELGDNLNDIIVTASDGVHNTDINVNLNETNLNDNGPIFTPVNPGDSEYTFSYSENTDAGATIATVAATDLDGDTITYSIKTNETNQAGDALFAIDATTGEISLTAAGEASFADDYELGDNLNDIIVTASDGVHNTDINVNLNETNLNDNGPIFTPVNPGDSEYTFSYSENTDAGATIATVAATDLDGDTITYSIKTNETNQAGDALFAIDATTGEISLTAAGEASFADDYELGDNLNDIIVTASDGVHNTDINVNLNETNLNDNGPIFTPVNPGDSEYTFSYSENTDAGATIATVAATDLDGDTITYSIKTNETNQAGDALFAIDATTGEISLTAAGEASFADDYELGDNLNDIIVTASDGVHNTDINVNLNETNLNEAPIATDDGEIITTKMGLVGEYFGIGVEDSGDDDNYLIDNIQDFRTMIASKTPDATFVGGNIFYGNSSNANDLSQDKHLEGFLGSDSSSLRWIDDSNHEEGGIHLTGSVYLEAGEYSFKVLGDDGYQIMINGAQVAAVDANQPPTSDAFDPFTIPESGYYPVDIVYWDQGGNYVFQPEFSKDGGNYQYLDASILIQETDTSSLFATSSDTDLVIDSTELLSNDTDVDGDTLAITGVTNATNGTVSFDPVTGKVTFTPTAGYTGEASFTYTIADEHGLAGIDGGDGTASATVTLYVHGSSAVADGTPVISVADNEVLEEGLTDGDDNSGSEFTTGAFSISSLDGISALNVEGRELTSNQLNALTQNSSSSHVSIDTDKGEITLTNYNSSTGEISYEYKLNSSQNHSNGDVKDNISISVTDNDGDITNSGFDINIVDDAPSSTGTTHNLEVNITPITTNLVVMLDKSGSMDGNRMDIAKAAIADLINTYDDLGSVNVKLITFDSNAYENNWSSDLNDVILKINGTQAVGATDYDDPLRALKDNYGSASDPTPTADQSFVYFLSDGVPNTDTYKNEIAKYQSTWENFVTGKFDKVYAVGVGSNIDETYLDMVSFPNTNNNENTLVITDESALSDKLLATISGVVIGDATASNIVGADGGTFTSFSVDGVTYTNNGDSIVHNVSGDKGVLTVDFSDGSYKYVANPLANDKEDYSLFFTASVTDADGDIANPVFTINVDFKDSSVITPVIDPTIPPVASIEMIDKIASDGEINDILVCNVSLDKAVDVDTVVKFSLTGTSTEGDDFEPISYEVVVLAHQTSSAFSIEIHQDTTVESTENITLTLEENPSSNYTISDTNGDASGIIVDDESVVFDINSLGENEVFNFSSLVDSGKEVFNMTNDKSETINVNEILDNNTSTTLDKTLTILGDEDDKVDIDTGEWTKLDTQTQEGFDDYVSSQDPTVTLKIEDDLNVGNF